The proteins below come from a single Eucalyptus grandis isolate ANBG69807.140 chromosome 3, ASM1654582v1, whole genome shotgun sequence genomic window:
- the LOC120292101 gene encoding uncharacterized protein LOC120292101: MMGQQAQNQAAATATATATVNVVAAVAAAPTEVQLGKVIRERPMHKCSEEDKVVLAVYQLQGNASTWWEATRGRVFSKGTIPVWNAFVEVFNGKYFSDCTREQKMTEFQRLCQGLMSMDQYNAKFTELSKYAPRLIDDPVDRARRFQDGLRSEIKDPLVPLNLKDYNDLYERAQLIERNLNERAAASGSRFGSCRDGNRLGKKLMSGG, encoded by the exons ATGATGGGGCAGCAGGCCCAAAATCAAGCTGCTGCTACAGCCACTGCCACTGCTACCGTCAATGTCGTAGCCGCTGTTGCTGCCGCACCTACTGAGGTCCAACTTGGGAAAGTGATTAGGGAGAGACCGATGCACAA GTGCTCTGAGGAAGACAAGGTAGTCCTGGCGGTCTACCAGCTGCAAGGGAATGCCAGCACGTGGTGGGAAGCCACCAGAGGAAGAGTATTTTCAAAAGGCACGATCCCGGTGTGGAACGCCTTCGTGGAAGTTTTCAATGGGAAGTATTTCTCTGACTGCACTAGGGAGCAGAAGATGACAGAATTTCAACGTCTTTGTCAAGGTCTAATGTCTATGGACCAGTACAATGCAAAGTTCACCGAGCTATCTAAGTACGCACCCAGACTGATCGATGATCCAGTGGACAGAGCGAGGAGATTCCAAGACGGACTGAGATCAGAGATAAAGGATCCACTCGTGCCGTTGAATCTGAAGGATTACAATGATCTTTATGAGAGGGCACAACTGATCGAGAGGAACTTGAACGAACGAGCCGCCGCGTCTGGGTCGAGGTTCGGGTCTTGTAGAGATGGTAATCGGCTCGGGAAGAAGCTGA